In a genomic window of Virgibacillus sp. SK37:
- a CDS encoding DUF1405 domain-containing protein, translated as MIRYILTDRKFLIFLFIVNLLGTIYGYVWYESQLAITPPIFLIFVPDSPTASLFFTIFLLLFIFKKHLPYIEALAIITLFKYGVWAVAMNGFTWLVEGELHWQGYMLIASHGAMAIQGLLYAPYYKIKLRHIVVAGIWTLHNDIIDYVFGMMPIYSSLTSYMNEIGYFTFWLSIISIMIAYHLTVANKKR; from the coding sequence ATGATCAGATATATATTAACAGACAGAAAATTTTTGATCTTTCTTTTTATTGTAAACTTACTAGGAACAATTTATGGATATGTATGGTATGAAAGTCAATTGGCAATTACTCCTCCAATCTTTTTAATTTTTGTACCTGATAGTCCTACCGCAAGTCTTTTCTTCACCATATTTTTACTTCTATTTATTTTTAAAAAGCATCTTCCGTACATAGAAGCACTTGCCATAATTACCCTATTCAAGTATGGGGTTTGGGCGGTTGCAATGAATGGTTTCACATGGTTGGTGGAGGGAGAGTTACATTGGCAAGGGTATATGTTAATTGCATCACATGGAGCAATGGCTATTCAAGGGTTATTGTACGCTCCTTATTATAAAATTAAGCTAAGACATATAGTTGTTGCCGGAATATGGACACTTCACAATGACATTATTGATTACGTATTTGGAATGATGCCAATCTATTCATCACTTACTTCATATATGAATGAAATAGGTTATTTTACTTTCTGGCTAAGCATCATTTCCATTATGATTGCTTATCATTTAACAGTCGCAAATAAAAAAAGATAA
- a CDS encoding nucleotide pyrophosphohydrolase, whose product MANQPNYNTQEIQERVDLYISQFKEGYFSPLSLMARLTEEIGELAREVNHYYGEKPKKKTEKENTVEEELGDIIFVLTCFANSLQIDLSEAFEASISKIETRDKDRWTRK is encoded by the coding sequence ATGGCTAATCAACCTAACTATAATACACAAGAAATACAAGAAAGAGTAGATCTTTATATTTCCCAGTTTAAAGAAGGTTATTTTTCTCCGCTTAGTTTAATGGCTAGACTCACTGAAGAAATAGGCGAACTGGCAAGAGAAGTTAATCATTATTATGGGGAAAAACCTAAAAAGAAAACGGAGAAAGAAAATACCGTAGAAGAAGAGTTGGGAGATATTATTTTCGTTCTAACCTGTTTTGCTAATTCATTACAAATTGATCTTTCGGAGGCATTTGAAGCTTCGATCAGCAAGATAGAGACAAGAGATAAAGACCGATGGACGAGAAAATAG
- a CDS encoding methylglyoxal synthase, with translation MNIALIAHDKKKQKIIDFSIAYQHILKQHHLFATGTTGTMIMEATGLTVHLFQSGPLGGDQQIGALIANEEMDMVIFFRDPLTAQPHEPDVSALMRLCDVHDIPLATNIAASEIFIRGLERGDLSWRNIVKSNSKKDKEK, from the coding sequence ATGAATATTGCTTTAATCGCACACGATAAAAAGAAGCAGAAGATTATTGATTTCAGTATTGCTTATCAACACATCTTAAAACAACATCATTTATTTGCTACGGGAACAACAGGGACTATGATTATGGAGGCTACAGGCCTGACTGTTCATTTGTTCCAATCAGGGCCACTCGGAGGCGACCAACAGATAGGTGCTTTGATTGCCAATGAAGAAATGGACATGGTGATCTTTTTCAGAGATCCTCTTACAGCCCAACCGCATGAACCTGATGTAAGTGCATTAATGAGACTATGTGATGTTCATGATATACCTTTAGCTACAAACATTGCTGCATCGGAGATTTTTATTAGGGGATTGGAGCGAGGCGATCTTAGTTGGAGAAATATCGTAAAATCGAATAGCAAGAAGGATAAAGAGAAATGA
- a CDS encoding ubiquinol-cytochrome c reductase iron-sulfur subunit: protein MSEEKQQVSRRQFLNYTLTGVGGFMAAGMLAPMLRMAVDPVLKEEKHGGLTNVGLAVEDITNEPQRVDWKIDQVDGWYESQVSRSAWVFKDDNGDIQAFSPICKHLGCVVSWEGSDQYPNQFYCPCHDGRYYKDGTNVPGTPPLAPLDVYEQEVKDGMLFLGEPQLREEA from the coding sequence ATGAGCGAAGAAAAGCAACAAGTATCCCGTAGACAATTTTTGAATTATACGCTTACAGGTGTCGGGGGTTTTATGGCAGCGGGTATGCTTGCTCCAATGTTACGTATGGCTGTTGACCCGGTATTAAAGGAAGAAAAACACGGAGGTCTCACAAATGTTGGACTAGCAGTGGAAGATATTACAAACGAACCACAGCGTGTTGACTGGAAAATTGATCAGGTAGACGGCTGGTATGAATCTCAAGTTAGCAGATCTGCTTGGGTATTTAAAGATGACAATGGGGATATACAAGCTTTTTCCCCAATATGTAAGCATCTAGGCTGTGTAGTATCATGGGAAGGAAGCGACCAATATCCAAACCAATTTTACTGCCCATGTCATGATGGACGCTATTATAAAGATGGGACAAACGTACCTGGTACACCACCATTAGCTCCATTGGATGTTTATGAGCAGGAAGTCAAGGATGGAATGTTATTCCTCGGTGAACCACAATTAAGAGAGGAGGCGTAA
- a CDS encoding YitT family protein yields the protein MLFGLKIKNIVFILLGSAIFSFGIVHFNMQNNLSEGGFTGITLLLYFLWGWDPAITNILLNIPLFFVGWKFLGRNTFLYTIIGTIAVSVFLSIFQANQFNLGLESDMTLVALFAGVFIGVGLGIIFRFGGTTGGVDIIARLVNKYAGWSMGRTMFLFDFIVITTSVFVILDLVQGMYTLVAVYIGARVIDFIQEGAYSAKGATIISSHSDKIAEKILKEMDRGVTVLDGRGSFSGEKRAVLYCVVARNEIVRLKSIINSIDPHAFVAVSTVHDVLGEGFTLDENKNPLHEN from the coding sequence ATGCTTTTTGGCTTAAAAATTAAAAACATTGTATTTATCTTATTAGGCTCTGCTATTTTTTCATTTGGTATTGTTCACTTTAATATGCAAAACAACTTGAGTGAGGGCGGTTTTACCGGTATAACTCTCTTGTTATATTTCCTTTGGGGCTGGGATCCTGCCATTACGAATATTTTATTAAACATACCATTATTCTTTGTTGGTTGGAAGTTTCTTGGTCGCAATACTTTTTTATATACAATTATCGGTACTATTGCTGTTTCTGTCTTCCTAAGTATTTTTCAGGCGAATCAGTTTAACTTAGGACTTGAATCTGATATGACGCTAGTTGCATTATTTGCAGGTGTTTTTATAGGTGTAGGCCTGGGTATTATTTTTCGTTTTGGAGGTACTACAGGCGGCGTAGATATTATTGCAAGGCTTGTTAACAAATATGCCGGTTGGAGTATGGGAAGAACGATGTTTTTATTCGACTTTATCGTAATAACAACTTCTGTTTTTGTTATACTGGATTTAGTTCAAGGAATGTACACCCTTGTAGCTGTTTATATTGGCGCAAGAGTTATTGACTTTATCCAAGAAGGGGCTTATTCAGCAAAAGGAGCTACTATTATATCAAGTCATAGCGATAAAATTGCTGAAAAGATTCTTAAAGAAATGGATCGTGGAGTGACTGTTCTCGACGGAAGAGGCAGTTTTTCCGGAGAAAAGAGAGCTGTTTTATATTGTGTTGTAGCCAGAAACGAAATTGTCAGATTAAAAAGTATAATTAATTCGATAGATCCACATGCGTTTGTGGCTGTAAGCACTGTACATGATGTACTAGGAGAAGGATTTACATTGGACGAAAATAAGAATCCGTTGCACGAAAATTAA
- the qcrB gene encoding menaquinol-cytochrome c reductase cytochrome b subunit, which translates to MLQKMYDWIDDRIDITPIWRDIADHEVPEHVNPAHHFSAFVYCFGGLTFFVVVIQILSGMFLTMYYVPDIENAWKSVYYLQTEVAHGQIVRGMHHWGASVVIVMLLLHTLRVFFQGAYKKPRELNWMVGVLIFFIMLGLGFTGYLLPWDNKAYFATQVGLEIAEQVPFIGSDLKTLLAGDPNIVGAQTLTRFFAIHVFFLPGALFALLAVHFILIRRQGISGPL; encoded by the coding sequence ATGCTGCAGAAAATGTATGATTGGATTGATGATCGGATCGATATTACGCCTATATGGCGCGATATTGCAGATCACGAAGTTCCAGAACATGTTAACCCTGCCCATCACTTCTCTGCTTTTGTATACTGTTTTGGGGGATTAACATTTTTTGTTGTTGTTATTCAAATTCTTTCTGGTATGTTCTTAACAATGTATTATGTACCAGATATTGAAAATGCCTGGAAATCCGTTTATTATCTTCAAACGGAAGTTGCTCATGGACAAATTGTTCGTGGAATGCATCACTGGGGTGCAAGTGTAGTTATCGTCATGCTTTTATTACATACATTACGTGTGTTTTTCCAAGGGGCTTATAAGAAGCCACGGGAACTTAACTGGATGGTTGGAGTTCTGATCTTCTTTATTATGCTTGGTCTTGGATTTACTGGTTATTTACTTCCATGGGACAATAAAGCTTATTTCGCGACCCAGGTTGGTTTAGAAATTGCCGAACAAGTTCCATTTATCGGCTCCGATTTGAAAACATTGTTAGCTGGTGACCCGAATATTGTTGGTGCTCAAACACTGACGCGATTCTTCGCAATTCATGTGTTTTTCTTGCCGGGTGCTTTATTTGCTTTGCTAGCAGTGCACTTTATTTTAATACGTAGACAAGGTATTTCTGGACCATTATAA
- the dapB gene encoding 4-hydroxy-tetrahydrodipicolinate reductase → MMSINIIIAGPRGKMGAEAVQMVSKEKDFKLVACIDRKNGGKQISDIEGLPKIEVPIYENHEECFKEINADVFIDLTIPESGYLHTKSALNHNMRPVVGTTGFTAEQIEELSGIAKEKGLGCLIAPNFAIGAVLMMKFSQMAAKYFSDVEIIEKHHDNKLDAPSGTAIKTAELIKETRNLKQQGHPEESETIQGARGAVTDGMHIHSVRLPGLVAHQEVMFGSAGQTLTIKHDSINRESFMEGIKLSIENVMERKELIYGLENLL, encoded by the coding sequence ATGATGAGTATAAATATTATAATTGCAGGACCGCGTGGGAAAATGGGCGCCGAAGCCGTACAAATGGTAAGTAAAGAAAAGGATTTTAAACTTGTAGCATGTATTGATCGCAAAAATGGTGGAAAACAAATATCGGATATTGAAGGACTTCCAAAAATAGAAGTTCCGATTTATGAAAATCATGAAGAATGTTTTAAAGAAATAAATGCCGATGTGTTTATTGACTTAACTATACCTGAATCAGGTTACTTACATACCAAGTCTGCTCTTAACCATAATATGCGTCCGGTTGTAGGCACAACTGGTTTCACTGCGGAACAAATCGAAGAGTTATCAGGGATTGCAAAAGAGAAAGGTCTAGGATGCCTAATTGCTCCTAATTTCGCAATTGGTGCGGTCCTTATGATGAAATTTTCTCAAATGGCAGCAAAATACTTTTCAGATGTAGAAATTATTGAAAAACACCATGATAATAAGCTTGATGCCCCTTCTGGAACAGCTATTAAAACGGCCGAGCTTATTAAAGAAACGAGGAATTTAAAGCAGCAAGGACATCCGGAGGAATCAGAAACCATCCAAGGTGCGAGAGGAGCAGTTACTGACGGAATGCATATACATAGTGTACGCTTACCTGGACTTGTTGCACATCAGGAAGTGATGTTCGGCAGTGCAGGGCAAACATTGACAATTAAGCATGATTCGATTAATCGCGAGTCTTTTATGGAAGGGATAAAACTCAGTATCGAAAACGTAATGGAACGAAAGGAACTTATTTACGGATTGGAAAACTTACTGTAG
- a CDS encoding menaquinol-cytochrome c reductase cytochrome b/c subunit, which translates to MHKGKGMKFVGDSRISAERKPNIPKDYSEYPGRTEAFWPNFLLKEWLVGAVFLVGFLSLTVAHPSPLEGMADPTNAAYIPLPDWYFLFLYQLLKYEFASGTFSLMGIIVLPGLAFGALLLAPFLDKGPGRRPHQRPVAVGMMLLGLAAVMWLTYESSSHVDWEARAEANKPIPPSATEIDKDDPGYAIYEANCMSCHGEDLTGGPAAPALIGTEHSAEEIAKIAQEGIGSMPPDQFQGTDEELQQLVDFIVSVNEGAE; encoded by the coding sequence GTGCATAAGGGTAAAGGTATGAAGTTTGTCGGAGATTCCCGTATCTCTGCTGAAAGGAAACCGAATATACCAAAAGATTATTCTGAATATCCTGGTAGAACAGAAGCTTTCTGGCCTAACTTTTTATTAAAAGAGTGGTTAGTAGGAGCCGTATTTTTAGTAGGATTCTTAAGTTTGACAGTTGCCCATCCTTCACCGCTTGAAGGGATGGCCGATCCTACAAACGCAGCCTATATACCATTGCCGGATTGGTACTTCTTGTTTCTATATCAATTATTAAAATATGAGTTTGCCAGTGGTACATTTAGTCTCATGGGAATAATTGTACTTCCTGGTTTAGCTTTCGGTGCTTTATTACTTGCACCATTTCTAGACAAAGGACCAGGTCGGAGACCACATCAAAGACCAGTTGCTGTAGGAATGATGCTACTTGGATTAGCCGCTGTTATGTGGCTGACTTATGAATCTTCTTCTCATGTAGATTGGGAAGCAAGAGCTGAAGCCAATAAACCAATTCCACCATCTGCAACTGAAATTGATAAAGATGATCCTGGCTATGCAATATACGAAGCTAATTGTATGTCTTGTCATGGTGAAGATTTAACAGGTGGTCCGGCAGCTCCAGCACTAATTGGAACTGAACATTCTGCAGAAGAGATTGCAAAAATTGCCCAAGAGGGTATTGGCAGCATGCCTCCAGATCAGTTCCAAGGAACAGATGAAGAACTGCAACAATTAGTTGACTTCATTGTGTCCGTAAACGAAGGAGCAGAATAA
- a CDS encoding zinc metallopeptidase, with translation MLGGYIIYIALLMIIPIWAQSKVKNTYNKYSKKATSSQMTGAQVARKILDDNGLYNISIEETKGMLSDHYDPRKKVVRLSTGNFHGQSMASSAVAAHEVGHAIQDAEEYAFLKFRSALVPVASFGSNISFFLILAGIFLQMSNLLLFGIIFMSAAVLFQLVTLPVEFDASSRAMTQLVSTGVIRNNEERETKKVLNAAAMTYVAAALVAVAELVRFILIYFAGNND, from the coding sequence GTGTTAGGTGGGTATATAATATATATTGCCCTATTGATGATTATTCCAATTTGGGCTCAATCGAAAGTGAAGAACACGTACAACAAATACTCAAAAAAAGCAACATCTTCCCAAATGACTGGCGCACAAGTAGCAAGGAAAATACTTGATGACAATGGATTATATAATATTTCTATTGAAGAAACCAAAGGAATGCTCTCTGATCATTATGATCCGAGAAAAAAGGTAGTGAGACTATCTACCGGAAATTTCCATGGTCAATCGATGGCTTCTTCTGCTGTAGCTGCTCATGAAGTAGGACATGCCATTCAAGATGCAGAAGAATATGCTTTTCTTAAATTTAGAAGTGCTCTAGTGCCTGTGGCAAGTTTCGGATCAAATATATCTTTCTTTTTGATCTTAGCAGGTATCTTTCTGCAGATGAGTAATTTACTACTGTTTGGTATTATTTTTATGTCAGCTGCTGTTTTATTTCAATTGGTTACATTACCGGTAGAATTTGATGCTTCGAGCAGAGCAATGACACAGCTTGTATCAACAGGAGTTATTAGAAATAATGAAGAACGGGAAACTAAGAAAGTATTAAATGCCGCAGCAATGACGTATGTTGCAGCAGCCTTGGTAGCTGTAGCAGAATTAGTACGTTTTATACTAATTTATTTTGCAGGGAATAACGACTAA